In Phaseolus vulgaris cultivar G19833 chromosome 10, P. vulgaris v2.0, whole genome shotgun sequence, a single genomic region encodes these proteins:
- the LOC137818950 gene encoding transcription repressor OFP1-like, with product MGNHRFRLSDMIPNAWFYKLRDMGKGRKLNTTLSGKKKQSSSTSTTHSSKPNQPLHQYNNNPRKSYYITRDLKTSPSNTPKFSPPRKSTKQRTKRRAPRTTKLVSSGCSCRTTLESMWTKSDSPQEHSSSSPFDSSPESESPEFRTDRVLPCSSSFDEMVSYSTTSCASCRLNTNKKNTTNDIIIDVDKNSIPRKDNKLDGYYNYNNNHNNDYDDTFSELELPPFITKPPKLLKKRELKQGSLKVRIVKEESAMKEQRNNGSVRRFSVNSPGVRLRVHSPKIAGWKGRKSVSSTASSGSRRSLSESFAVVKSSFDPQKDFRESMVEMIVENNIRASKDLEDLLACYLSLNSDQYHDLIIKVFKQIWFDLTQPR from the coding sequence ATGGGGAATCACAGGTTTAGATTATCAGATATGATTCCAAATGCTTGGTTTTACAAGCTGAGGGATATGGGAAAGGGAAGAAAGCTAAACACCACACTCTctgggaagaagaagcaatcTTCATCCACTTCAACCACACATTCATCAAAACCAAACCAACCCCTCCACCAATACAACAACAACCCCAGAAAGTCCTACTACATCACAAGAGACCTCAAAACCTCACCCTCAAACACCCCAAAGTTTTCCCCTCCAAGAAAATCAACCAAACAAAGAACCAAAAGAAGAGCCCCAAGAACCACAAAACTTGTCTCCTCAGGCTGTAGCTGTCGCACCACCCTCGAATCCATGTGGACCAAATCAGATTCACCACAAGAACACTCTTCCTCATCCCCATTTGACTCCTCACCAGAGTCAGAGTCCCCAGAATTCAGAACAGACCGTGTTCTCCCGTGTTCTTCATCATTCGATGAAATGGTTTCCTATTCAACCACCTCTTGCGCCTCTTGCAGGCTTAACACAAACAAAAAGAACACCACCAACGACATCATCATCGACGTGGACAAAAACTCCATACCAAGAAAAGATAACAAGCTTGATGGCTACTACAATTACAACAACAACCACAACAACGACTATGATGACACCTTCTCAGAACTTGAGCTTCCTCCTTTCATAACCAAGCCACCAAAGTTGCTAAAGAAGAGAGAACTCAAACAAGGGTCGTTGAAGGTGAGAATTGTGAAGGAAGAGTCTGCAATGAAGGAACAGAGGAACAATGGTTCTGTGAGGCGGTTTTCTGTGAATTCTCCGGGGGTGAGATTGAGGGTCCACTCACCCAAAATCGCCGGCTGGAAGGGGCGGAAAAGTGTGTCGTCGACGGCGAGTTCTGGCTCCCGGAGAAGCCTCTCGGAGAGTTTTGCGGTTGTGAAGTCTTCTTTTGACCCACAGAAGGATTTCAGGGAGTCCATGGTGGAGATGATTGTGGAGAACAACATAAGGGCATCCAAGGACTTGGAGGATCTACTTGCTTGCTACCTTTCTCTCAATTCAGATCAGTATCACGACCTCATCATCAAAGTCTTCAAGCAAATTTGGTTTGACTTGACTCAACCAaggtaa